The DNA window CTATGCTATGCTACGGATATACATAGTTTGTTTGTTAGGTTAAAACTGGCATATGGCATAACTACAACTTGAATAAGTCACATTGCTTCACATGAGTAGTACTCAACAGGCAtcattgaaacacacacacacacacacacacacacacacacacacaaacaaacacacacacgtaaagatagtgagagagagagagagagcgagaaaAAAAGCCACATCAATGAATGAATATCATTGAGGACCCGTCatattgggcaaagtgtgccatGCTTTGATGATATGTATTGAATTACACTACAAGTGATACTGGCTATACAACATAATAATTCTTACCTGTAATTCCTTATCATATTTAATCTGTGTGAGTTGTGCTTCCAGCATCCAATGTTCTTTCTCTTGTTCTAGTTTGGTGATTTTATCCAAATTACTGGCCACTTGTTGAGTAAGCCCAACCTTACTTTCTGTAGAACTCAGTAAAATTCTCCTGTTTAACATGGCAGTCTCATATGGAACTGTTTCTGGTTGTGGCTGAAAACATTCAACACCTTTGTTACTGTCTTTGTTAAACTTTAGAAAACTTCTGAGAGTCTgttctacccccccccccccaactaaaaCCAACCACTCTCAGAATCTATTTAGTCTCCAGCAGCTAAAACAATTACTCTCAGAGTCTGTTGTCTCCTCCCCAACTAAAACCAACCACTCCCAGTCTATTCTGCTTCCCACCCCCTCGAACCAGCCACTCTAGTCTAAGAATCTTATTATTCTGTTCCCCCAGCAACTAGACCAACCACTATCTATTCTATTCTGCTGTTGCTGACAGCAGAGTGTAAATATTACACAGTGTTCGTGTAAAAATCAGAATGCATTgtctatggtacatgtataaataagtACATCAGGAAACCCCTCTTACCCTCTTTAACATGTCCATATACTGGACAGCTCTGTGTCTAAGTTGTGCTACAGCTGGTGACGTTGATGGACCTTCACTTTCTGTAGTACTAATGAAACTGTGTCCTCTTGTACGGAAGGCTACAGGACCACTGAAGAATTCTAAATGCGATTTCATAAAACTTGATATCTGTGGAAGACAAAAACATCACATGATAAGTATTTCAACTGTACAGTCGTCTATCAGACTCACAAATCATGACAGATATTGGCAAAGTGAACACTCAACTGTCTCTAATTCCCCAAATTGTTCAACCATTCTGATATCACTCTTCAACCATTCTGATATCACTCTTCATCCACTCTGATATCACTCTTCAACCATTACTGTTTGATGCGACCAATGACACACAACATACCTTTACCTTGCTGGTCAAAGTGACCAATGACAGACAACCTACCTTACTGGTCAAAGTGACCAATGACAGACAACCTACCTTACTGGTCAAAGTGACCAATGACAGACAACCTACCTTACTGGTCAAAGTGACCAATGACAGACAACCTACCTTACTGGTCAAAGTGACCAATGACAGACAACCTACCTTACTGGTCAAAGTGACCAATGACAGACAACCTACCTTACTGGTCAAAGTGACCAATGACAGACAACCTACCTTACTGGTCAAAGTGACCAATGACAGACAACCTACCTTACTGGTCAAAGTGACCAATGACAGACAACCTACCTTACTGGTCAAAGTGACCAATGACAGACAACCTACCTTACTGGTCAAAGTGACCAATGACAGACAACCTACCTTACTGGTTGAAGTGACCAATGACAGACAACCTACCTTACTGGTCAAAGTGACCAATGACAGACAACCTACCTTACTGGTTGAAGTGACCAATGATATAAGTGATGACACAACACATTCGTCGGTGGTTTTCAGTTTTTGTGAAGCTGTTGGTAGTTGATGTTCTAAAGACACTTTTGAGTTGTAATGTTTGGATACATCTGTAACAAAATGAAAGACAATGACAACTTGATGGCAAACAAATGATCAAACTTTTTTTGTGTGACACATACAATGTGtttgtgactgattttgaatgaaaatatcgAATATtcttattacatgtagttgaagGGAATATTGGATTTTCAAAGCTAAAGTGTTCTCGttgtattgtttcattttaacatCTCATGCTCTACCAAAATGTTTAACTGTAAACTGGGAAGTGACCAATTCACATTTCATCACGtagacattttgaaaaaaaagaagaaaagatttcatggtttggccactaggagtgctctTTATATTCTGTTGTGGAGGCAGAATTGAGAGGGCCAGAATAGTCTAGTGTTGTAGCCTAAACAGAGCAAACATGAAGTAGCAACAAATTTCTATATTGTTCTCTCTGTTCTGTTTCATTTGTGACTACTAGTACCGTTAACGgtaatcaaaacatgcctaaccactactgtaatacttgCAGAGatattttacacacattttgttcaCAGCTGCTAGCACTGCCATACAATAAGTACACAAGACCAAATTGTAGCCTTCACTTTGCCAAACTTTGGGCAAACTCTTGCAATCCTTACATATTTGCTGAACTCTGACCTATTGATTTTTCATGACGGTGTATAGATCTCGCTGAACTTTGATCTATTGACCTTTCATGAGTGTTACATCTTGCTAACTCTGACCTACTGACCTTTCATGACAGTGTATAGATCTTGCACACACTGAGCTAACTGTTGGAAGATAACGTCATGATTGGCTGTTGAGATATCACATGACTTCTTACTGGCAGATGCAATGACATGAATGTAGGTATCTAGCCTACTTAGTACTGAAGCAAGTCTTTGCACAGCTGCATGCAATTCCATGTTTCTGGTTTCCAGAGTTTGGGAACAACTTGATATAGCACACTCTTCCTCTAAACTGTGGAAATAAACagcattataccatgcatgagccaagttgaacaaaaaatatggaatatatactctggtcattctacatcacaaaaAGGCATGTCTGTGTCgtgacaatgcgtgtctacatcactggttctgctgtgtttgaagtatgagtcaaaacgctgatattactttgatatcactgggcactggtataattatgttattctccaatgttttttttttcattcagctgtAAAAAAGTTGTGAACTTAGGGTtgtccttaggtcactcgtattttccttggctgaacgaaaaaaaatattggggaataacatctaagcaATGAATGCTAATATACTTTTGTGAATGTACACCTCATCATACAGGAAATATTGGTGTTTGGCAGTAAATCTGTACTACTACAACCACCTGATTGCAAATAACACTGTGAAATTGGACATTGAACCAAAACAGCACCTTCATGACACATTAAGTCAGTACCTCAGACTTGCAACAAACATCAGTAAAACTTTTGGATGAAAACAAAACCGTGAAACACCAGTACTAAAAGGAATTCAGTTCCTGAAAACATTTCCTAACATGAGTGTGATTATATTATAAAAAGCAACACAACAACTGTAAAAGAAACACAAACTCAAAAAATTTACAACACACAacatctatactctcatttctCCATTTAGCAGATTATTGTACTTTAATTTGAACCCAAGCATTCTGTGATTGGTCCAGAACAAGTGACCTTGGGTCATCTAGATTTACCATAATTCAttgcatttgcatatcatgaaatgtactgctgtacatacactttgctTACCTTAAGAGTTGGTAGGGCAGTAATTTTTGATGATATGCCACATAATTCCTAAATTTGTCGGCAAAATCTTGAAGTCCTGTTGCAGTTTCCTGTAATATGAGTCAGAATTTTAGGACAATATGCACTAAAATGCTAATGTTTGACTCAAGATTACAATAGTCACCATCAGAGTATTCTAATACATAAAGCTTGGTTCAAATACATAcaccaaataataataatattaacaacaataataataagtAAAAGATAGTCAATgagttcgggagggttatgtctatcttacttatactacggcgtgattggctcaaacggatcttCTTCAAAATtgtgtgtaatttgttgcatgcaaattgagtgttgagcgtaatataggtcacacccctaagaaagagtgggttatggttccatataaccaaccgaaatcaaggcctctgattggccaagtcggtctagctGTAGTataaagagatttatatagcaTCTAGTATCCATCAAGTGATGGTCAGTGGCGCTTTACAATAGATACTGTCACAAAATAAGCTCTCTTGAAAAACGAATACCATCCTCTAGGAACATACTTTGTAAACACATCACTTATTACTTATTTTGACATGTAGGTGTTTTTGGTTTTCTGTATTTGTCTTGTGGTTTGTTTGTGCTTTGTTTTGTCATGTATTACTTTTTCCTtcttataaaacaaaaaaaataagtcTTGACTTAAAAGTCTCAATAACTGGTGCAGAGTGGACAGTGTTTTGCAGTTGGTTCCAAAGAATTGCAGCGGTATAGCTGAAAGACCGTTCTCCATATCATATGATTTAAATCTTGTTCTGGGAACCCTGAGTGTTGTATGACTTAAACACAAAGATCTTGAAGGGTTGTTAACTATGATAAGTTCAGCAAGATATTGTCTTGTAAAGTTAATATTTCCATTCATTAAAGTTGTCAAAGTCATGGAGTGTTCCAACGGTGCTCCCAAGAGGACAAACTCTACCATGTATGGTATAGTTTAATGCATGGATTTGTACAACACAATGGGTGTACCTACCAGTGTTATCAAAGCATCCTCTTTTATGCTCTCTTGAAAATTACTAAATGTCCCATCTATTGCTCTCAAGTAGGAAGCATTCTCATGTAAATAACCACAAAACTATGGaagaaaaagacaaaacaatGTTATAAAATTACTAAATGTCCCATCTATTGCTCTCAAGTAGGAGGCATTCTCATGTAAATAACCACAAAACTATGGaagaaaaagacaaaacaatGTTATAAAATTACTAAATGTCCCATCTATTGCTCTCAAGTAGGAAGCATTCTCATGTAAATAACCACAAAACTATGGaagaaaaagacaaaacaatGTTATAAAATTACATGTCAAATTGCGGTTGACTGTTTGCATGAAACTCCTGTAgtacattaaaaacattatataatacattatagCCCGTAATGTTAACTTATTATTTCCATTAGCCATGGAGCCAAACTTGATTGGCGGAAAgctattttttttactcaaaattgtcattttggtTCTCCTTTTGTCTTATGTGGTCatcattgacatgtacatattgactttcaaattggcaataaatgaatgaatgaatattctATGCATGTCTTTGGATGGGACACAAACCCCATTACTATTCTACATTCTATCTCAGGTATCACTAGCTCCTACTTCAGGTACCACAAAGTCACACACATGCAGAGCAAGATGTAAAGGAGGATTTCAGAAGACCAACCATACATACAGATGTCCAGGATATGTTCATGAACATTAATAAAGACATAAAATTGTCTTGGCTCCAACTTGGGATAGGAGTTAATTAAAGTGGATATAcagatgagaattgggtatttgtTGAGGATTTCTAATTAAATAAAACAACcttactattttttttacaatgtgcATCAACATAGACCAAATCTATATTGGTGaatcaataattacaaaattatcaatatgtgtaaaataaattgtttcaaaacacttcttgtacatacaaataacaaactGTTTAAATTAGTTTCTTAGTTTTTTGCAATTGATGAGTCACAAATACAGTCTTGGGCCATGTTGTTTtgcattgttttttcaagtagaaaaaaaacccaccatgAAGTTGTTTTGTCTCAAGATAAATGCCTATTTCTCATCTgtaagtaacactgaagtaaagcactttctctatgtgctacactcatttatcgCATTCATAttaagtgtaaaagtacactgtttcaattggtttatttacaagcctagcatgtggcctttctaatgtggtcaattagcaaatgaaaaagtatacttttacacttgatatggatgttataaatgattgtCGTACATACAGAAagcgctttactttggtgttatgggttgtacttgatatggatgctataaacgattgtggtacatacagaaaatgctttactttggtgttatgggttgtacttgatatggatgctataaacgattgtggtacatacagaaaatgctttactttggtgttatgggttgtacttgatatggatgctataaatgattgtggtacatacagaaaatgctttactttggtgttatgggttgtacttgatatccatgttataaacgattgtggtacatacagaaaatgctttactttggtgttatgggttgtacttgatatggacattataaacgattgtggtacatacagaaaatgcttcactttggtgttatgggttgtaaaagTGTTGTTTACCAATGTGTAAACAGGCCTGAGTTAATATTACCTTGACATTGACTGCACTGAGTGTGTCTGTAGCACAATCTACAGGGTACACTTTGGATCGTTGTTCAGCATAGGTGTGGAAATTGGAAAGACCTGATGTGAACTCTTTAATTAGAGTAGCAGCTTGACCTATTACTTCCTTTGCTTTCATCTAGAAGTGAAAGAAACATACAAAGAAAGTTGAAATAAGTGTACAATGTAGGATTCAAAGGATAATTTACATGTGGAATTGTGTACTTTGGAGGTATTCAGACTTACTTTTGGcgaaataattatatttcattctattACTTGGTACAAGATGCTAAAGTTGCTCAAGTTGAGAAGTGTTTCAATTTGGCATAATAATGTGTGCTTTCATTTGTAAAATAGTGATATTTGTGGGTTGTAAGAAGGGTGTGTTGATGACAGCAATGTGTATGAAGTGAAAGTAATGTGAGTGCTTTCATTTTGTTAGATGGTGATTTGTGTGGGGGTGACAGCAATGCATACATGTTTGGGGTGACAGCAATGTGTGTTTGGGGTGTTTGGGGTGTGAgcaatgtgtgtgtggggtgagAACAATGTGTGTGGGGGTGACAGCAATGTTTTTATGGGGTGACAGCAATGTGTGTGGGGGTGACAGCAATGTGTGTGGGGTGACAGCAATGTATGAGCGTTGGGTGACTGCAATGTGTGTTGGGTGACAGTGATGCATTTTGGGTGAATGTGATGTGTATGGGGTGACAGCATTGTGTGTTTGGGGTGAAAGTGATGCATGTTTGGGGTGACAGCAATGTGTGTTTGGGGTGACAGCAATGTGTATTTGGGGTGACAGCAATGTGTGTTTGGGGTGACAGCAATGATTACATCCTGTGTTCTCACAAGAGTGCTATCTTATTAATGGAGCCATGTAAATTCATATAAAGACTCATTGTTTTGTTCAGGACAAAATGTTTCTAAAATTCTGCCAGAAAACCATTTTCACATCCAAATATTAATCCTAATTCAACATGAGCCTTTAAAGATGTATTAACTTCTGTGTGGCTGAAACAGGTAATGGAAAAAAAGGTGTCATTTCTCTTGTACACTGTAAGACATAGAAATACCCCCATTTAAACAAGGTAAGGTACAGAGTGACAGATTATCTTACCTGATGTTTCCTATCGTGTGATGGAACATTGAGTGCATTTAAGGATCTATATTCTGTGGGAGTAAGACAAGAAACAGTTGGTCACATACAGTAAACAGCTGATAATCCAAGTACTGACAGAAATAGTACACTGTAACTGGTGTTCTCTCTTGAATTAACAATCTATACAGATTCAGTCATAAGTcacatattatcatatacccagtatctgGCAGGGGTTGCTCCCCAATGAATGTGGCACCCTCTCTCTGGTCACTTGGTCTAACCAGTTTGTTCAATTTCAAGACAAGATGTTGTATTTCAAAGCTTGGGTTGATTCAGAAATATCATTTGTGAGAGATATTACTGGGAATGATTCAAACTGGCCGAAAGTCTTATAAAGACTGAAGGACAAATTAAATTATGTTTGTGAACTGTTTATGCTTTTGACTGCCATACCAAAGCAATGGTCTGTCAAACTAAGACAAAGTACCCTAACCGAAGTACTTAATGATGTGTATTTATCACTACCAAAATATGGATGACAGTGCTAAGAAACACATTATGTGTTCAAAAGGTCTTTTATGCATAAAAAGTTAATACCATCAAGTAGTATTTGTGCTTGAAGTTTGTCATCTGCCAAGGTACACCTATACCCATTACCCCAGTCAAGTAGCTCCCCTCAGCACACACCATAGATTATTTGAAAGATAAACATCTCACCTGTATCATTGAACGGTAACTTATCTCTGATTGTACTCTCTGCTTTATTAAGTCGACCAGTCAgatcatttttcattttattcaattcTTGCTCACATTTGGAAGCCTTGAGTGTGGCTTCTTTTACTTCCTTTTCTTGTGACTGTAGTTTGACTTCCAGCATTGCTTTGTCTTGCTGTAGTTTCTCAATGATTTctttgtgtttttgttgagtACTTTCCAAGACTGCCTGGTGCTGACTGTTGTCTCTTTCTAAGATGGCGAGTCTCTCTTGAAGATGGACAACAATGTGTCTGTGTTCCTCTGATGATTCGTACACCTGTGTGTAACAAATAAAATAGCTATATATTCACTCTTGCAAGCTGTCATTACATTATACCACgcacaagccaagatattgtctttgaacagaaaatatggataatataccctggtcgttctacatcatcacaacatgtgtctacatcactggttctgcataGCTCAAAATACGAGTCAAGACATTCGAAATCATCATTATTTTCCCCCGATTTTacatgaattatgcttgaggaggtaaaATAttatcccccaatatttttcatcattcagccagaaaatacttgtgacctacgGGTTTGTCACAACTCATCtagacaaggccccttaggtcacttgtatttcctTGGccaaatgaagaaaattattggggaaAAATACCGAATTGTCTAGAGTATTCTCCCCCGAAACAATGTC is part of the Glandiceps talaboti chromosome 2, keGlaTala1.1, whole genome shotgun sequence genome and encodes:
- the LOC144453396 gene encoding protein phosphatase 1 regulatory subunit 21-like, producing the protein MADIQAKYQKLAQEYAKLKAQHSVLKKAVIDEQGKQSEMKEVMKERDQSIRKYEQEIDSLTFRNQQLTKRVDVLQNELTGYEQKGKKHKKPVGEQHNYQAESNVIGEELKSKIRENERLHKQVYESSEEHRHIVVHLQERLAILERDNSQHQAVLESTQQKHKEIIEKLQQDKAMLEVKLQSQEKEVKEATLKASKCEQELNKMKNDLTGRLNKAESTIRDKLPFNDTEYRSLNALNVPSHDRKHQMKAKEVIGQAATLIKEFTSGLSNFHTYAEQRSKVYPVDCATDTLSAVNVKFCGYLHENASYLRAIDGTFSNFQESIKEDALITLETATGLQDFADKFRNYVAYHQKLLPYQLLSLEEECAISSCSQTLETRNMELHAAVQRLASVLSRLDTYIHVIASASKKSCDISTANHDVIFQQLAQCVQDLYTVMKDVSKHYNSKVSLEHQLPTASQKLKTTDECVVSSLISLVTSTSKISSFMKSHLEFFSGPVAFRTRGHSFISTTESEGPSTSPAVAQLRHRAVQYMDMLKRPQPETVPYETAMLNRRILLSSTESKVGLTQQVASNLDKITKLEQEKEHWMLEAQLTQIKYDKELQRIKQLELNQPRSQQDDGPSKITAAKSPNSPTMNQLNLEPKLETSWLGKFETTQITIEKEDEAREQLIKRHYASRIAELAMQLQKSDSKTVHFNSECRALQKRLALTEKGKEKMQVELSTSNQSISQLRDELQTTTRSYESQLSMMSDHLCSMNEQLTSQKDEIDALKMTAASKPTNKKGKNK